A region from the Pungitius pungitius chromosome 16, fPunPun2.1, whole genome shotgun sequence genome encodes:
- the ints2 gene encoding integrator complex subunit 2 translates to MAESAGLQFVSSFAFEAMQKVDVARLAALSDPELRLLLPCLVRMALCAPADQSQSWAQDKKLILRLLSGVEAVNSIVALLSVDFHALEQDARKEQQLRHKAGGSNGESILVSQLQHGLTLEFEHSDPLRRLRLTLSELLAIMNKVVDSNGEFFLKSSELFESPVYLDEVADVLCILQAELPSLLPIVDVAEALLHVRNGYWFLCLLVANVPDSFNEVCRGLIKNGERQDEESVGGRRRTEALRQLCQMNPSQALNIRAMVGEECHLPGLGVALTLDYKPDKADEAVSPLVSYVSGLLLGTNSKVRTWFSLFIRNGQQRKRESSSVLWQMRRQLLLELVAILPRSRSTHVPNDGNLEEVSSGYSGLREEHVVKASALLRLYCALMGIAGLRPTDEEAEQLLQLMTSRPPATPAGVRFVSLSFCKLLAFPTLVSTPEQEQLMVMWLSWMIKEEEYFESAAGVSASFGEMLLLVAMYFHSNQLSSIIELVCSTLGMKIAIKPSSLSKMKTIFTQEIFTEQVVTAHAVRVAVTNSLSANITGFLPIHCIYQLLRSRAFTKHKVSIKDWIYRQLCETTTPIHTQLFPLIDAYINSILTPASKANPEATNQPITEQEILNVFQSSTGQGEGSRGGRQRYSITTQLLILYYILSYEENLLASTKQLALMQRKPKSYSAALMDQIPIKYLVTQAQGLQQELGGLHSSLLKLLATNYPHLCLVEDWVCEEEVTGTLPLLRRMMLPSNTCRYTQSQLHQAFQKLPSSSPRLMRILEHLTLLSPGDLISYSEALTASMALLLEPAVPRRILQTLNKLWMGLNTVMPRRLWVMTVNALQPSAKLLGQQQYTQNDLMVDPLIVLRCDQRVYRCPPLMDIVLHMLNGYLLASKAYLHCHLKETADFDRQSQTVSNLGVPGQPETPEVTREELKNALLSAQDSAAVQILLEVCLPTCKEQQQLGAGTQSLLSSIRAPLPWKSKKGSLGPRARGGVEDAEPEGGLLSDLREVQCLICCLLHQMFIADPNIAKLVHFQGYPQALLPLTVAGIPSIHICLDFIPELLAQPQLEKQIFAIQLLSYLCTQYALPKSLSVARLAISVMGTLLTVLTRAKRFSFFMPILPCLVPFCQAFPPLYDDVAGLLVQVGQVCASDVATKARDIDPLIARLQYLKEKPQGAAAPGGDFSKLTLPQRIAEEHGGADPDVQLCYCVEATFMDIISSTLHGL, encoded by the exons ATGGCAGAGAGTGCAGGGCTGCAGTTCGTCAGCTCCTTCGCTTTTGAAGCCATGCAGAAGGTGGATGTGGCGCGGCTCGCTGCCCTGAGCGACCCTGAGCTGAGGCTGCTGCTACCCTGCCTGGTGAGGATGGCTCTGTGTGCCCCAGCTGATCAGAGCCAGTCATGGGCACAAGACAAGAAGCTCATACTGCGCCTGCTATCCGGGGTGGAAGCTGTCAACTCCATCGTAGCGCTTTTGTCAGTGGACTTCCACGCCTTGGAGCAGGACGCGCggaaggagcagcagctcag GCACAAGGCAGGTGGCTCAAATGGAGAAAGCATCCTGGTGTCACAGCTACAGCACGGCCTGACCCTGGAGTTTGAACACAGTGATCCCTTGAGGAGACTCCGTCTAACCCTAAGTGAACTGCTGGCTATCATGAACAAG gtGGTAGACTCGAATGGGGAGTTTTTCTTGAAGTCTTCTGAACTATTTGAAAGCCCCGTGTACTTGGACGAGGTCGCTGATGTCCTCTGCATTTTACAAGCAG AGCTGCCTTCCTTGCTCCCCATTGTGGACGTGGCAGAGGCTTTGCTGCATGTCCGCAATGGATACTGGTTTCTGTGTCTGTTGGTTGCCAATGTCCCTGATAGCTTCAATGAAG TTTGCAGAGGTTTGATTAAGAACGGCGAGCGTCAGGATGAGGAGAGTGTGGGTGGTCGACGCAGGACTGAAGCCCTCAGGCAGCTCTGTCAGATGAACCCTTCACAGGCCCTCAACATCAGAGCTATGGTG GGAGAGGAGTGTCACCTGCCTGGTCTTGGCGTGGCTCTGACTCTGGACTACAAACCAGATAAAGCAGACGAGGCAGTCAGTCCCCTTGTCTCTTATGTCAGTGGTCTACTACTTGGTACCAATAGCAAAGTCCGCACCTGGTTCAGCCTGTTCATTCGCAATGGACAACAG CGAAAGAGGGAAAGCAGTTCGGTGCTGTGGCAGATGCGcagacagctgctgctggagctcgtCGCCATCCTGCCGCGCTCACGCAGCACCCACGTGCCCAATGACGGCAATCTGGAGGAGGTCAGCTCGGGGTACTCTGGTCTTAGAGAAGAGCATGTGGTGAAGGCCAGCGCGCTGCTCCGACTTTACTGTGCGCTCATGGGCATCGCCGGCCTGAG ACCCACAGATGAAGAGGCAGAGCAGCTCTTGCAGCTGATGACCAGCCGACCCCCGGCCACGCCTGCTGGCGTCcgctttgtctctttgtccttctgcaagTTGCTGGCCTTCCCGACACTGGTCAG CACCCCTGAGCAGGAACAGCTGATGGTCATGTGGCTCAGCTGGATGATCAAAGAGGAGGAATACTTTGAGAG TGCTGCAGGCGTATCCGCTTCTTTTGGAGAAATGCTATTACTGGTTGCCATGTATTTCCATAGCAACCAGCTTAGCTCCATTATTGAGTTGGTGTGCTCTACTTTGGGGATGAAG ATTGCCATCAAGCCCAGCTCTCTTAGCAAGATGAAGACTATCTTCACACAAGAAATCTTCACGGAACAG GTTGTTACAGCACATGCGGTGAGGGTTGCAGTGACCAACAGCTTAAGTGCCAACATCACAGGATTCCTCCCAATTCACTGTATATACCAGCTGCTCCGGAGCAGGGCTTTCACCAAGCACAAAGTGTCCATCAAG GATTGGATCTATCGGCAGCTTTGTGAGACGACCACCCCCATTCACACCCAACTGTTTCCCCTAATTGATGCCTATATCAACTCCATCCTCACTCCAGCCTCCAAGGCCAACCCAGAGGCCACCAACCAGCCCATCACTGAGCAGGAGATCCTCAATGTCTTCCAGAGCTCTACTGGG CAAGGGGAAGGCAGTCGAGGAGGACGACAACGCTACTCCATTACCACCCAACTCCTTATCCTGTACTACATCCTGTCTTATGAGGAGAACCTGTTGGCGAGCACCAAACAACTGG CCCTGATGCAGAGGAAGCCAAAGTCCTACTCGGCAGCCTTGATGGACCAGATCCCCATCAAGTACTTAGTTACACAGGCCCAGGGACTGCAGCAAGAGCTCGGAG GTCTGCACTCGTCCCTGCTGAAGCTGCTGGCCACCAACTACCCTCATCTATGTCTTGTGGAGGACTGGGTCTGTGAAGAGGAGGTGACTGGTACCCTGCCACTGCTGAGGAGGATGATGCTCCCCAGCAACACCTGCAGATACACTCAGAGTCAGCTCCAtcaag CTTTCCAGAAGCTACCATCCAGCAGTCCCAGGCTGATGCGGATCCTGGAACATTTAACCCTGCTTTCACCTGGTGACCTGATCTCTTATTCGGAGGCCCTCACAGCCAgcatggctctgctgctggagcccGCTGTGCCCCGCCGAATACTGCAGACACTTAACAAGCTCTGGATGGGCCTCAACACTGTGATGCCCCGCAG GCTGTGGGTGATGACCGTAAACGCTCTACAACCTTCGGCTAAGCTGCTCGGGCAGCAGCAATACACTCAAAACGACCTGATGGTGGACCCGCTCATTGTGCTGCGCTGTGATCAACGCGTGTACAG GTGTCCTCCTTTGATGGACATTGTGCTTCACATGCTGAACGGCTACCTACTGGCCTCCAAGGCCTACCTACACTGCCACCTGAAGGAGACAGCTGATTTTGATCGGCAAAGCCAGACGGTCTCAAACTTGGGGGTACCTGGACAGCCAGAAACACCCGAGGTCACCAGGGAGGAGTTGAAGAACGCTCTTCTATCCGCACAG GACAGCGCAGCAGTCCAGATTCTCCTGGAGGTATGTCTGCCAACGtgcaaagagcagcagcagctgggggcCGGGACACAGAGCCTGCTGAGTAGCATTAGGGCCCCTTTGCCATGGAAATCAAAAAAGGGCAGCCTGGGCCCTCGAGCCAGAGGGGGTGTGGAAGACGCCGAGCCAGAGGGAGGACTACTCAGTGACTTGAGGGAGGTGCAATGTCTCATCTGTTGTTTGCTGCATCAGATGTTCATTGCCGACCCTAACATTGCCAAGTTGGTCCACTTTCAG GGTTACCCTCAAGCTCTGCTGCCTCTAACTGTGGCGGGCATCCCCTCCATCCATATCTGTCTGGATTTCATCCCAGAGCTGCTGGCCCAGCCCCAGCTGGAAAAGCAG ATCTTTGCAATCCAGTTGCTGTCGTACTTGTGCACCCAGTACGCGCTACCCAAGTCTCTGAGTGTGGCCAGGTTGGCAATCAGTGTCATGGGCACCCTCCTCACAG tgcTGACTCGTGCCAAGCGTTTCTCATTCTTCATGCCCATCCTGCCGTGCCTGGTGCCCTTCTGCCAGGCCTTCCCTCCGCTCTATGATGACGTTGCAGGTCTGCTTGTACAAGTGGGCCAGGTTTGTGCCTCGGATGTTGCCACCAAAGCCAGGGACATTGACCCACTTATTGCAC GCCTGCAGTATCTGAAGGAGAAGCCTCAGGGGGCTGCAGCTCCTGGAGGAGACTTCTCGAAGCTGACTTTACCCCAGAGGATAGCAGAGGAACATGGTGGTGCTGACCCCGATGTCCAGCTCTGCTACTGTGTAGAGGCCACATTTATGGACATCATTAGCTCCACCCTTCATGGACTATAG